Proteins encoded together in one Miscanthus floridulus cultivar M001 chromosome 16, ASM1932011v1, whole genome shotgun sequence window:
- the LOC136511154 gene encoding secreted RxLR effector protein 161-like, translating into MEEELKLTKASTMAKVDATLYWSIICGLCYLVHMRSDIVFAMGYVSRFMEDPQEDHWATVKRMLCYVKGTVDLEIVFPKTNGSGLRLTMFNDVDMAEDIDGQWSTSSVLVFLGSAPISWLSLKQKVVALSTCEAEYVAAATAACQAVWLRRLLGELTSVEAHPPALMMDNQPAIVLVKDSGQAPKGIPCCRTVATAGAGAKVSPAVISSHCSRMAA; encoded by the exons atggaggaggagctgaagctgacgaaggccagtactatggcgaaggtagatgcaacactctactggaGCATCATCTGCGGTctatgctacctagtccacatgaggtcgGACATTGTGTTCGCCATGGGttacgtcagccgcttcatggaggatccccaaGAGGATCACTGGGCCACGGTGAAGCGAATGCTGTGCTACgttaaggggacggtggatctcgagatcgtcttccccaagaccaaCGGAAGTGGTCTGCGGCTCACTATGTTCAACGATGTAGACATGGCGGAGGACATCGATGGACAGtggagcacctctagcgtgcttgtcttcctcgggtcggctccaatctcatggttgtcactaaaacagaaggtggtggcactgtccacgtgtgaggcagagtacgtggcggcggccacagcggcgtgccaagctgtgtggctgcgtCGGCTGTTGGGCGAGCTGActagtgtggaagctcacccaccagcactgatgatggacaaccagcccgccatcgtccTCGTGAAGGATTCG gggcaggcgccgaaagggatCCCCtgctgccgcactgtagccacagcaggggcaggcgccaaagtcagtcctgctgtcatatctagtcactgtagcagaatggcagcctga